The proteins below come from a single Terriglobales bacterium genomic window:
- a CDS encoding RNA polymerase sigma factor: MSQKKPAPAGGLSEAEAIAGAQKGDAEAFEVLYSLHKRRVYSLCLRMTSNTAEAEDLTQEAFLQLFRKIGTFRGESAFSTWLHRLSVNVVLMHLRKKGLPSVPLEEVLEPQQEDGPRKEFGENDLALVGSVDRVNLERAIAELPVGYRTIFVLHDVQGFEHNEIAAMIGCSVGNSKSQLHKARLKLRELLRLERAARREKE, from the coding sequence TTGAGTCAGAAAAAGCCAGCACCCGCGGGTGGGCTATCGGAAGCGGAAGCCATCGCCGGAGCCCAAAAGGGGGACGCAGAAGCGTTCGAGGTCTTGTACAGCCTCCACAAGCGCCGCGTTTACTCCCTGTGCCTGCGGATGACCAGCAATACGGCTGAGGCCGAGGACCTGACGCAGGAAGCGTTCCTGCAGTTGTTCCGGAAGATCGGTACGTTCCGTGGCGAGTCGGCGTTCTCGACCTGGCTGCACCGGCTCTCGGTCAACGTAGTGCTGATGCACCTACGGAAAAAGGGGCTTCCGTCGGTGCCGCTCGAGGAGGTACTCGAGCCGCAGCAGGAAGACGGCCCACGGAAAGAGTTCGGGGAGAACGACCTCGCCCTGGTGGGCTCGGTCGATCGCGTTAACCTCGAACGCGCCATCGCGGAACTGCCGGTGGGCTATCGGACGATCTTCGTGCTGCACGACGTGCAAGGCTTCGAGCACAACGAAATCGCCGCAATGATTGGTTGCTCGGTGGGCAACAGCAAGTCGCAGCTTCACAAGGCACGGTTGAAGCTGCGGGAATTGCTGCGGCTGGAAAGGGCGGCCAGGCGGGAGAAGGAGTAA
- a CDS encoding DUF4097 family beta strand repeat-containing protein has product MTRWHPAAGFLAVTLFALSAPAAETREDFRYAVGPQATLNLSNEYGAIVVKPSAAVRQVTVSATTRSGKVYVAAGQRGNRIEIRTTVLEPLLSGDEGRVDYDVAVPAGTNVSVHAGSGSVMMEGLRGDIEAESESAPVEVRDVAGVHVHVRSLSGDITLTRVRNAHVEIQSQSGEVKLENVSGPLLAVNSTRGNIRYSGDFGFGGRYSLTSHAGDIDVSLPETASVDLTAHSEKGSVRNEVPMFTRGSASVPPPAGRSFAGTSHSGSSTVRLLSFSGRIRVKKQ; this is encoded by the coding sequence ATGACACGCTGGCACCCGGCCGCGGGTTTCTTGGCAGTCACCCTCTTCGCCCTCTCCGCTCCGGCAGCGGAAACGCGGGAGGACTTTCGCTACGCCGTCGGCCCGCAGGCCACGCTCAACCTCTCCAACGAATACGGAGCCATTGTCGTCAAGCCCTCCGCCGCAGTCCGGCAGGTGACGGTGTCGGCGACCACCCGCTCCGGCAAGGTGTACGTGGCTGCCGGCCAGCGCGGTAACCGCATCGAAATCCGCACCACGGTGCTGGAACCGCTGCTCTCGGGCGATGAGGGCCGCGTGGACTACGATGTGGCGGTGCCGGCCGGCACCAACGTCAGCGTGCATGCCGGCAGCGGCTCCGTGATGATGGAAGGGCTGCGGGGAGATATCGAGGCGGAGAGCGAATCCGCGCCCGTCGAGGTGCGCGACGTCGCCGGCGTCCATGTGCATGTCCGTTCTCTCTCCGGCGATATCACGCTTACCCGCGTCCGCAACGCCCACGTCGAGATCCAGTCGCAGAGCGGCGAAGTCAAGCTGGAGAACGTCAGCGGTCCGCTGCTGGCGGTCAATTCCACTCGCGGAAACATCCGCTACTCCGGCGACTTTGGCTTCGGCGGCCGCTACTCGCTCACCAGCCACGCGGGCGATATCGACGTCTCCCTGCCCGAAACGGCTTCCGTGGACCTTACGGCGCATTCTGAAAAGGGTTCGGTAAGGAACGAGGTGCCGATGTTCACCCGCGGGTCGGCCAGTGTCCCTCCTCCTGCCGGTCGTTCCTTCGCAGGTACTTCCCACTCAGGTTCCTCCACGGTTCGGCTGCTCTCCTTCAGTGGTAGAATCCGCGTGAAAAAGCAGTAG
- a CDS encoding shikimate kinase, translating into MHEFTAANARMGAQPPPRVVFLTGFMGAGKTSVGRALATRLDWQFVDLDERVEQQQGRSIAQIFRESGEAAFRVAEHAALASLLQQAAEHAMVTALGGGTLSQPQNAQRLRQAAAALVFLDAPLEVLLARCRPAASQRPLFKDEASFRRLYESRLPDYRSASLRVDTANRTPEDVAAEIATALGLDRRA; encoded by the coding sequence TTGCACGAATTTACGGCAGCCAACGCCCGCATGGGAGCCCAGCCGCCACCCCGGGTTGTGTTCCTGACCGGCTTTATGGGAGCGGGCAAGACCAGCGTGGGCCGGGCACTGGCCACCCGGCTGGATTGGCAGTTCGTGGACCTGGACGAGCGGGTGGAACAGCAGCAAGGGCGCAGCATCGCGCAGATCTTCCGTGAATCCGGCGAAGCGGCGTTTCGCGTGGCTGAACACGCGGCCCTCGCTTCCCTGCTGCAGCAGGCGGCGGAACACGCCATGGTGACGGCGCTGGGAGGCGGTACTCTGAGCCAGCCCCAGAATGCTCAGCGGCTGCGCCAGGCGGCGGCTGCGCTGGTGTTTTTGGATGCGCCCCTGGAGGTCTTGCTGGCGCGCTGCCGGCCGGCGGCTTCACAGCGGCCGCTGTTCAAGGACGAGGCCTCCTTCCGGAGGCTCTACGAGTCACGGCTTCCCGATTACCGGAGCGCCTCCCTTCGCGTAGACACCGCGAACCGGACTCCGGAGGACGTGGCGGCAGAGATTGCTACAGCCCTCGGTCTGGACCGGCGGGCATGA
- a CDS encoding AI-2E family transporter, translated as MASEHRSTILFAVLVGIALYAAYLVRDVLLLVYVSALFAVVLSPILQAIQRLRVRSWQPSPGFAIIVLLMAGAGLLALFFGLAVPPIYRDIRELAQDWPRQLAAAAEKLRHLPLGVEFDPASLQQYADEAIGGAFGVFKRVAGGVFWLFSWLILTVYFILDGERTFRWAMSMVPHEHRPRLEATLLRARQRMSLWLIGQGMLMLALGVLSAIALGLLGVRYFYALAVLGGLANLVPIIGPVATVVVAGVVALIDGWGKLVGVLAFYLAYQQLENAFLTPRIMRHTVNLPPLAVITALTVGGALAGVLGALVAVPSAALAAVLIDEYLVRKEAVLVTAAVAEPQPAVAHPSPPATS; from the coding sequence ATGGCCTCCGAGCACCGATCCACGATCCTGTTTGCCGTGCTGGTCGGCATTGCGTTGTACGCCGCCTATCTGGTGCGCGACGTCCTGCTGCTGGTCTACGTCAGCGCCCTGTTCGCCGTGGTGCTCTCCCCGATATTGCAGGCCATCCAGCGGCTGCGCGTTCGCTCGTGGCAGCCGAGCCCGGGCTTTGCCATCATCGTGCTGCTCATGGCCGGCGCTGGGCTGCTCGCCCTGTTCTTCGGACTGGCTGTGCCGCCCATCTACCGCGATATCCGCGAGCTGGCGCAGGACTGGCCCCGGCAGCTTGCGGCCGCAGCCGAAAAACTGCGCCACCTGCCGCTGGGAGTGGAGTTCGATCCCGCATCCTTGCAGCAATACGCGGACGAGGCGATCGGCGGCGCCTTCGGCGTGTTTAAGCGCGTCGCCGGGGGAGTTTTCTGGCTGTTCAGTTGGTTGATCCTTACCGTCTATTTCATTCTGGACGGAGAGCGGACGTTCCGCTGGGCGATGTCCATGGTGCCGCATGAGCACCGACCACGGCTGGAAGCTACCCTGCTCCGGGCTCGCCAGCGGATGAGCCTATGGCTCATCGGCCAGGGCATGCTCATGCTGGCGCTCGGCGTGCTGAGCGCGATCGCCCTCGGACTGTTGGGTGTGCGCTATTTCTATGCGCTCGCCGTGCTGGGCGGCCTGGCCAACCTGGTTCCCATCATTGGTCCGGTGGCTACCGTCGTCGTGGCTGGAGTCGTGGCCCTGATCGATGGTTGGGGCAAGCTTGTGGGTGTACTGGCCTTCTATCTCGCCTACCAGCAGCTCGAGAATGCCTTCCTGACGCCGCGCATCATGCGCCACACCGTAAACCTGCCGCCACTTGCCGTCATCACCGCCTTGACCGTGGGAGGCGCGCTGGCGGGCGTGTTGGGGGCGCTGGTCGCCGTCCCCAGCGCCGCCCTCGCGGCCGTCCTCATCGACGAGTATTTAGTGCGCAAGGAAGCCGTCCTGGTTACGGCGGCGGTCGCCGAGCCGCAACCTGCCGTCGCCCATCCCTCCCCGCCGGCCACTTCCTGA
- the galT gene encoding galactose-1-phosphate uridylyltransferase yields the protein MPELRQNRVTKEWVVIATERAKRPDQMVQKKEAKPAEPYSATCPFCAGNEHLAPPEIMRLPADNDGGWRVRVIPNKFSALAREGQPTRQVQQSRRTVYAVGLHDVLVETPDHSLTPALLPESHVVDIVRAYKARHDAAIADSRIAHVILFKNHGSAAGASLEHAHSQMIATPVVSSQVRARMYEAVRHYDEFGECIFCQIMDEELTEGTRVVLTTDHFTALVPFASPSPFNLHIFPRRHMATFGAANDAELEDLGRVLKTILGKLYVGLENPDFNYTVRSGPVGSEGEPYFHWYISVIPRLTKVAGFELGTGMFINTVLPEAAAEFLRNVNVDSLPGFGQ from the coding sequence ATGCCGGAATTGCGCCAGAACCGTGTGACCAAGGAGTGGGTGGTGATCGCCACCGAGCGCGCCAAGCGTCCCGACCAGATGGTGCAGAAAAAGGAAGCGAAGCCCGCGGAGCCGTACTCCGCCACCTGCCCCTTCTGCGCCGGCAACGAACACCTGGCGCCGCCGGAGATCATGCGGCTGCCGGCGGACAACGATGGCGGTTGGCGCGTGCGCGTCATCCCCAACAAGTTCTCGGCCCTGGCGCGCGAGGGCCAACCGACCCGCCAGGTGCAACAGTCGCGGCGCACCGTTTACGCCGTCGGCCTGCACGACGTGCTGGTGGAGACGCCGGATCATTCCCTGACACCGGCCCTGTTGCCGGAATCGCACGTCGTGGACATCGTGCGCGCCTACAAGGCCCGCCATGACGCTGCCATCGCAGACTCCCGCATCGCTCACGTCATCCTGTTCAAGAACCACGGATCGGCGGCCGGAGCCAGCCTGGAGCACGCCCATTCCCAAATGATCGCCACGCCCGTCGTTTCCTCCCAGGTGCGCGCCCGCATGTACGAAGCGGTGCGCCACTACGATGAGTTCGGGGAGTGCATCTTCTGCCAGATCATGGACGAAGAATTGACGGAGGGAACGCGCGTGGTGCTGACCACGGACCACTTCACGGCGCTGGTGCCGTTTGCGTCGCCCTCGCCGTTCAACCTGCACATCTTTCCGCGCCGGCACATGGCCACGTTCGGGGCCGCCAATGACGCCGAGCTCGAAGACCTGGGGCGCGTTTTGAAGACCATCCTGGGCAAGCTGTACGTCGGACTGGAGAACCCGGACTTCAACTACACGGTGCGCTCCGGACCCGTGGGTTCTGAAGGGGAGCCCTACTTTCACTGGTACATCAGCGTGATCCCGCGGCTCACCAAGGTGGCGGGCTTCGAGCTGGGCACGGGCATGTTCATCAACACCGTACTGCCGGAAGCGGCCGCCGAGTTCCTGCGCAACGTGAACGTGGACAGCCTGCCCGGCTTCGGTCAGTGA
- the asd gene encoding aspartate-semialdehyde dehydrogenase, which yields MSSSKIPVGILGATGTVGQRFVQLLEHHPWFQVVWLAASERSAGQAYGDAVRWRLKTPVPAGVASLKISTPQPHDAPKVIFAALDADVARELEPRFAEAGCAVVSNSGAFRMQPDVPLVIPEVNPDHLKLLECQSWRRKSGGFMLTNANCTAIGLVLALAPLAQQFGLARVFMVSMQAVSGAGYPGVASLDILGNVIPYIPREEEKVEAESRKMLGALDGSRVDPAAFGISVHCNRVAVEDGHTESVSVELKERGTAEDLIAAWRGFRGVPQQLALPSAPPQPVIYETAADRPQPRLDAERGSGMAVTVGRLRDCSLLHWKFTVLSHNTIRGAAGAALLNAELLKAQGYLD from the coding sequence ATGAGCAGCAGCAAGATTCCAGTTGGAATCCTGGGCGCTACCGGGACGGTGGGCCAGCGCTTCGTCCAGCTCCTCGAGCATCATCCCTGGTTCCAGGTGGTATGGCTCGCAGCTTCGGAGCGCTCCGCCGGCCAGGCCTACGGCGACGCCGTCCGCTGGCGGTTGAAGACCCCCGTGCCGGCTGGTGTGGCGTCGCTGAAGATTTCCACGCCCCAGCCGCACGATGCGCCAAAGGTCATCTTCGCCGCTCTCGACGCCGATGTGGCACGGGAGCTCGAGCCGCGTTTTGCCGAAGCCGGTTGCGCCGTGGTTTCCAACTCCGGCGCCTTCCGCATGCAGCCGGACGTTCCCCTGGTCATCCCGGAGGTCAACCCGGACCACCTCAAGCTGCTTGAGTGCCAGTCCTGGCGGCGCAAGTCGGGCGGCTTCATGCTGACTAACGCCAACTGCACCGCGATCGGCCTGGTCCTGGCGCTGGCGCCGCTGGCGCAGCAGTTTGGCTTGGCGCGCGTGTTCATGGTCAGCATGCAGGCGGTGAGCGGCGCGGGCTATCCCGGCGTAGCGTCGCTCGACATCCTGGGCAACGTGATTCCTTACATTCCCAGGGAAGAAGAGAAGGTGGAGGCGGAATCCCGCAAGATGCTCGGCGCCCTGGACGGATCGCGTGTGGATCCGGCCGCCTTTGGCATCAGCGTACACTGCAATCGCGTGGCCGTTGAGGATGGGCACACGGAATCCGTCTCCGTGGAACTCAAGGAGCGGGGCACGGCCGAGGACCTCATCGCTGCCTGGCGCGGGTTTCGCGGTGTGCCGCAGCAGCTTGCTTTGCCCAGCGCTCCGCCACAACCTGTGATCTACGAAACCGCCGCCGACCGGCCGCAGCCGCGTCTGGACGCCGAGCGCGGAAGCGGCATGGCCGTCACCGTGGGCCGGCTGCGCGACTGTTCCCTGCTGCACTGGAAGTTCACTGTCCTCTCGCACAACACCATCCGCGGCGCGGCCGGAGCGGCCCTGCTGAACGCGGAATTGCTCAAGGCGCAAGGCTACCTGGATTGA
- the lysC gene encoding lysine-sensitive aspartokinase 3, whose translation MKFGGTSVEDAAAIERAAAIVRARLARRPVVIVSALARVTDQLLAMGRAAGAGDLAAALELARALRERHYTVAGELLHTGLFTQFHRTLEQECDALEELLRGIAAVGELTPRTSDAVAGFGERLSSGIISAAFTLRDVPARLVDSRRIIVTDNSHGRALPQFDETNDRLAAEVRPLAENGTVPVMGGFLGATREGVTTTLGRGGSDFSAAIVGAGLNAEAIEIWTDVDGMMTTDPGLCPDAHRIKVLSFDEAAELAYFGAKVLHPATLLPAIQKNIPVLILNSRNPGCEGTRIATRAPRCANTFKAIVAKKRITIIDVAATRMLMAHGFLKSIFEVFDRHRCAVDMVSTSEVSVSLTVDSNEAIPAIAADLGKLADVKYEGRKAIVCLVGENIRSTPGIAAAVFGAIPDVGVRMISQGASEINISFVVDEEDVPGVIRRLHEKFFAGLDPEVFDPRPAVERERAMPGAR comes from the coding sequence ATGAAGTTCGGCGGCACTTCGGTGGAGGACGCGGCTGCCATCGAACGCGCGGCCGCCATCGTGCGCGCCCGCCTGGCCCGCCGGCCGGTGGTGATCGTCAGCGCGCTCGCCCGCGTCACCGACCAGTTGCTGGCCATGGGCCGGGCCGCGGGTGCAGGAGATCTCGCCGCCGCTCTCGAGTTGGCACGGGCGCTGCGCGAACGCCATTACACGGTCGCGGGAGAACTGCTGCACACCGGCCTGTTCACCCAGTTCCACCGCACCCTAGAGCAGGAGTGCGACGCGCTGGAAGAACTGCTGCGCGGCATCGCCGCCGTGGGCGAACTCACGCCTCGCACCTCGGACGCCGTCGCTGGCTTCGGGGAGCGCTTGTCGAGCGGCATCATCTCGGCCGCATTCACGCTGCGCGACGTCCCCGCGCGACTGGTGGATTCCCGGCGCATTATCGTCACCGACAATTCGCACGGCCGCGCCCTCCCGCAGTTCGACGAAACCAATGATCGCCTGGCCGCCGAGGTGCGCCCGCTGGCAGAGAACGGCACTGTACCGGTGATGGGGGGCTTCCTGGGCGCCACCCGCGAGGGCGTCACCACGACGTTGGGACGCGGCGGCTCGGATTTTTCCGCCGCCATCGTCGGCGCGGGCCTGAACGCCGAAGCCATCGAGATCTGGACCGACGTGGACGGCATGATGACCACGGACCCCGGCCTCTGCCCAGACGCGCACCGCATCAAGGTGTTGAGCTTCGATGAAGCTGCCGAACTGGCCTACTTTGGCGCCAAGGTCCTGCACCCGGCGACTCTGCTCCCCGCCATCCAGAAGAACATCCCCGTGCTCATCCTGAACTCGCGCAACCCCGGGTGCGAAGGCACGCGCATCGCCACCCGCGCGCCTCGCTGCGCCAATACGTTCAAGGCCATCGTCGCCAAGAAACGCATCACCATCATCGACGTTGCCGCCACTCGCATGTTGATGGCGCACGGCTTCCTCAAATCCATCTTCGAAGTCTTCGACCGTCACCGTTGCGCGGTGGACATGGTGTCCACCTCGGAAGTGAGCGTTTCGCTCACCGTGGATTCGAACGAGGCCATTCCGGCCATTGCCGCCGACCTGGGCAAGCTGGCCGACGTGAAGTACGAAGGGCGCAAGGCCATCGTGTGCCTGGTGGGCGAGAACATCCGCTCGACGCCGGGCATCGCCGCCGCCGTCTTCGGCGCCATCCCGGACGTCGGCGTACGCATGATCTCCCAGGGCGCTTCGGAAATCAACATCAGCTTCGTCGTGGACGAAGAGGACGTTCCCGGCGTCATCCGCCGCCTGCACGAAAAATTCTTCGCCGGACTCGATCCCGAGGTGTTCGATCCCCGGCCCGCAGTCGAGCGCGAGCGGGCCATGCCGGGGGCGCGATGA
- a CDS encoding dihydrodipicolinate reductase C-terminal domain-containing protein, producing the protein MNLLVLGRGKTGSLVAEVARERGHQVRSLGAAENEAGRALTREGLEGVDVVLDFTTPRAVLANIEACAAAGASMVVGTTGWYDDLPRVRELVERSGVGFLYAANFSVGVNVFFEIARAAAAALRQGYRGGIVERHHAQKKDKPSGTAVKLQKILEDASGAQVEVTSVREGDTVGTHVLLLDSGGDTMMLIHDAKSRRTFAEGAVRAAEWLQGKKGFYEFKQVLEG; encoded by the coding sequence ATGAACCTGCTGGTGCTGGGCCGCGGAAAGACCGGCTCGCTGGTGGCCGAGGTAGCTCGTGAGCGCGGCCATCAGGTGCGCAGCCTTGGCGCGGCGGAGAACGAAGCCGGACGCGCCTTGACGCGCGAAGGCCTGGAGGGCGTGGATGTCGTTCTTGATTTCACCACTCCCCGCGCTGTCCTCGCCAACATCGAAGCCTGCGCCGCTGCGGGCGCCAGCATGGTGGTCGGAACCACCGGCTGGTATGACGACCTGCCGCGGGTGCGCGAGCTTGTGGAACGCAGCGGAGTCGGCTTCCTGTATGCGGCGAACTTTTCCGTAGGCGTCAACGTGTTCTTTGAGATTGCTCGTGCGGCCGCAGCGGCTCTCCGCCAGGGCTACCGCGGCGGCATCGTCGAGCGCCACCATGCCCAGAAGAAAGACAAGCCTTCGGGCACCGCGGTGAAACTGCAGAAGATTCTCGAGGACGCTTCCGGCGCACAGGTGGAGGTTACGTCCGTCCGCGAGGGCGATACCGTGGGCACGCACGTGCTGCTGCTCGACTCCGGCGGCGATACCATGATGCTCATCCACGACGCCAAGTCGCGCCGCACCTTCGCCGAAGGCGCCGTGCGGGCGGCGGAGTGGCTGCAGGGGAAAAAGGGTTTCTACGAATTCAAGCAAGTGTTGGAAGGCTAG
- the dapA gene encoding 4-hydroxy-tetrahydrodipicolinate synthase, producing the protein MKLRGCGTALVTPFKSDGSLDVPALRALVAWQVESGIDFLVPCGTTGETPTLSREEWLRVIDITIEVASGRVPIVAGAASNSTADAVEKARTVAARKGVDAILTASPYYNKPTQEGQYLHFRAIAESVEKPLVLYNVPGRTGANLEPATLARLAAIPNIIAVKEASGNMAQIADVFQRVPDNFLVFSGDDSLTLPIVSLGGAGIISVASNEIPREMAEMTRAALANDWETARRLHRRYLALMEANFIESNPIPVKAVLAMMGRIEEVYRLPLCPMKKENRAKLERIAAEAGLIPKAVAAG; encoded by the coding sequence ATGAAATTGCGCGGTTGCGGTACCGCTCTCGTTACTCCCTTCAAGTCTGATGGCTCGCTCGACGTGCCGGCGCTGCGCGCGCTGGTGGCCTGGCAAGTGGAGTCCGGTATCGACTTCCTTGTCCCGTGCGGCACTACCGGTGAGACGCCGACGCTCTCGCGCGAGGAGTGGCTGCGCGTCATCGATATCACCATCGAAGTCGCATCCGGGCGCGTGCCCATCGTTGCCGGCGCTGCCTCCAACTCCACCGCCGACGCGGTCGAGAAGGCGCGCACGGTGGCGGCGCGCAAAGGCGTGGACGCCATCCTGACCGCCTCGCCTTACTACAACAAGCCCACACAGGAGGGCCAGTACCTGCACTTCCGCGCCATCGCGGAGAGCGTGGAGAAGCCGCTCGTGCTCTATAACGTCCCCGGACGCACCGGCGCCAATCTCGAGCCGGCGACGCTGGCTCGTCTGGCTGCCATCCCCAATATCATCGCGGTGAAAGAAGCCAGCGGGAACATGGCGCAGATCGCGGACGTCTTTCAGCGCGTTCCGGACAATTTCCTGGTCTTCTCCGGCGACGATTCCCTCACGCTGCCGATTGTCTCCCTGGGCGGCGCCGGCATCATTTCGGTGGCCTCCAATGAGATCCCGCGCGAGATGGCGGAGATGACCCGCGCCGCGCTGGCCAATGACTGGGAGACGGCCCGCCGCCTCCACCGCAGGTATCTTGCCTTGATGGAAGCCAACTTCATCGAATCCAACCCGATTCCGGTCAAAGCCGTGCTGGCCATGATGGGCCGCATCGAAGAGGTGTATCGTCTGCCCCTCTGCCCCATGAAGAAGGAGAACCGCGCCAAGCTGGAGCGAATCGCCGCCGAGGCCGGCCTGATTCCCAAGGCGGTCGCAGCAGGTTGA
- a CDS encoding 2,3,4,5-tetrahydropyridine-2,6-dicarboxylate N-succinyltransferase gives MDELRQAIERFFALGAGLRATDHVEAHRVFVDFRRALTEGRIRAAEKVGGRWQTNVWVKQGILLGFRLGELAEMGEPKGLSFVDKDTFPLRRFRVSDHVRLVPGGSSVRQGAYVAPGVICMPPMYINVGAYVDEGAMVDSNVLVGSCAQIGKRVHLSAGTQIGGVLEPVNASPVIVEDEVLVGGNCGVYEGTLVRARAVLGAGVILTRSTPLFDVVRGETYRATPEAPLEVPEGAVVVPGGRTIARGKAAEWGLSLYTPVIVKYRDEKTDRSAALEDLLR, from the coding sequence ATGGACGAGTTGCGGCAAGCCATCGAGCGGTTCTTCGCGCTGGGCGCCGGCCTGCGCGCGACCGACCACGTGGAAGCGCACCGCGTGTTCGTGGATTTTCGTCGCGCGCTTACCGAAGGCAGGATCCGGGCCGCGGAGAAGGTCGGCGGCCGCTGGCAGACCAACGTGTGGGTCAAGCAGGGCATCCTGCTGGGTTTCCGGCTGGGCGAACTGGCCGAAATGGGCGAACCCAAGGGGCTCAGTTTCGTTGACAAGGACACCTTTCCGCTGCGGCGCTTCCGCGTCTCCGACCACGTGCGGCTGGTGCCCGGCGGCTCCTCGGTGCGCCAGGGCGCGTACGTTGCACCGGGCGTGATCTGCATGCCTCCCATGTACATCAACGTCGGAGCGTACGTGGATGAAGGCGCCATGGTCGACTCGAATGTTCTGGTCGGCTCCTGCGCGCAGATCGGCAAGCGCGTCCACCTGAGCGCCGGAACGCAGATCGGCGGCGTGCTGGAGCCGGTGAACGCTTCCCCGGTCATCGTCGAGGACGAAGTGCTGGTGGGCGGCAACTGCGGGGTGTATGAAGGCACTCTGGTGCGCGCTCGCGCCGTTCTGGGTGCGGGCGTCATTCTGACTCGTTCCACTCCGCTTTTCGATGTGGTGCGGGGTGAGACCTACCGTGCGACGCCGGAGGCGCCACTCGAAGTCCCCGAAGGCGCAGTCGTCGTTCCGGGCGGTCGCACCATTGCGCGCGGCAAGGCGGCCGAATGGGGCCTCTCGCTCTACACGCCGGTGATCGTGAAGTATCGCGACGAGAAGACCGATCGGAGCGCCGCACTCGAGGACCTGCTGCGGTGA
- a CDS encoding dicarboxylate/amino acid:cation symporter: MPAADAFERELTTDLKDSTPDRPRGLPLHSRILIGLGVGVGAGFGANVLLGGDHRAVEWAVRNISEPVGTLFLRMLLMIVIPLVFSALVVGVAGVGDIRKLGRVGLRTIAFTLVLSAISVGIGLGLANTVRPGKRIDPATEAALRQRYGSEAAIRVAAAEAGAEKDSALMTVVKTLVPANPFSAISPETPNMLHLMFFAVLVGVSLTLIPQSAAAPVVAALDGVFHVSAKIVDIVMRLAPYAVACLLFTNTARFGLDLLQALGWFVVTVLAGLALHLFGVYSLALALLARIHPMEFFRRVKTAMLTAFSTSSSNATLPTALRVGEENLGAPPEINSFVLTVGATANQNGTALYEGVTVLFLAQLAGVDLSLGQQLLVLYLAILGGIGTAGVPSGSIPFIVVVLATVGIDPGLIAVILGVDRILDMCRTTLNVTGDLVAVAYVSRAEGYELLRGPASVPAAAVAAKP; the protein is encoded by the coding sequence GTGCCGGCAGCCGACGCCTTCGAGCGCGAGCTCACCACCGACCTGAAGGACTCCACGCCCGACCGTCCGCGGGGCCTGCCGCTGCACAGCCGCATCCTCATCGGCCTGGGAGTAGGCGTGGGCGCGGGCTTCGGGGCCAATGTGCTCCTGGGCGGCGACCACCGGGCAGTGGAATGGGCGGTGCGCAACATCAGCGAGCCGGTGGGCACGCTGTTCCTGCGCATGCTGCTGATGATCGTCATCCCGCTGGTGTTCTCCGCGCTGGTGGTCGGGGTGGCGGGCGTGGGCGACATCCGCAAGCTGGGCCGCGTGGGCCTGCGGACCATTGCGTTCACGCTGGTGCTTTCCGCCATCTCGGTCGGTATCGGGCTGGGACTGGCCAACACCGTGCGTCCCGGCAAGCGCATCGACCCCGCTACGGAAGCCGCGCTGCGCCAGCGCTACGGCTCCGAGGCGGCAATCCGCGTGGCGGCCGCCGAGGCAGGCGCGGAGAAAGACTCCGCCCTGATGACCGTGGTCAAAACGCTGGTCCCCGCCAATCCCTTCTCCGCCATCAGCCCCGAGACACCCAACATGCTGCACCTGATGTTCTTCGCGGTGCTGGTGGGCGTTTCGCTGACTCTGATCCCGCAGAGCGCGGCGGCGCCGGTAGTCGCGGCGCTCGACGGCGTATTCCATGTCAGCGCCAAGATTGTGGACATCGTGATGCGGCTGGCGCCGTATGCCGTGGCCTGCCTGCTGTTCACCAACACCGCGCGCTTCGGCCTGGACTTGTTGCAGGCGCTGGGCTGGTTCGTAGTGACCGTGCTGGCGGGCCTGGCGCTGCACCTGTTCGGCGTGTATTCGCTGGCGCTGGCTCTGCTGGCCCGTATCCATCCTATGGAGTTCTTCCGGCGCGTGAAGACCGCCATGCTGACGGCCTTTTCCACCTCGTCTTCCAACGCCACGCTTCCCACCGCCTTGCGCGTGGGCGAGGAGAACCTGGGCGCACCGCCGGAGATCAACAGTTTCGTGCTGACCGTGGGCGCTACCGCCAACCAGAACGGGACGGCGCTGTACGAAGGAGTGACGGTGCTGTTTCTGGCACAGCTTGCGGGCGTCGATCTCTCGCTCGGCCAACAACTGCTGGTGCTGTACCTCGCCATCCTCGGCGGTATCGGCACGGCCGGCGTGCCTTCGGGCTCCATCCCGTTCATCGTGGTCGTACTGGCTACGGTGGGCATCGACCCGGGCCTGATTGCGGTGATTCTGGGCGTGGACCGCATCCTGGACATGTGCCGCACCACGTTGAACGTGACCGGCGATCTGGTGGCGGTGGCCTACGTGTCGCGCGCCGAGGGCTACGAGTTGTTGCGCGGGCCCGCGTCCGTGCCGGCGGCGGCTGTAGCCGCGAAGCCGTAG